One window of Bacteroides sp. AN502(2024) genomic DNA carries:
- a CDS encoding two-component regulator propeller domain-containing protein → MKILQYLLVFLGALFPTCYMLHADVTEDIHFSHIGLEEGLSHSTIFSINQDKEGNLWFATYDGVNKYDGYNFTVYRHQYTNPNSIASDISRCITVDDSDRIWVGTREGLSLYNHHKDMFSNYYYKKNGLNVAVTSIVPIKKDWLMLGTSEGILLFDVQKECFLSDTLSSSLHGLQPIVLVRQDDCIYIGAEGGVYIYTLSNGILEKLVDIPAGIKVHSILCQMFNRIWLATEGDGLYLYNVKTKELKNYHYEDGKSGLNSNYVRSLALDTENRLWVGTYGGLNIYKEGTDNFLSFKSSEIQEGSLSQNSVRSIFRDSQGGMWLGTYWGGLNYYHPLCNRFQRIKHVPFLNSLSDNVVSCIVEDNKHNLWIGTSNGGLNYYDNASQLYKNYLSDPDNQHVPFKDIKTVYVDEAQDKVYVGAHAEGMMALHRKSGRIEYYNRHNSNLPSNNIYSIISDGNGGLWVASLEYLLHFDANSHSFTIVNEDKDGDQLKQYNRLLFRDSKQRIWAGGEMGISVFNQTGTSLLANTDFQITPALKQAFVNCFYETSGYMWIGTRNGLFALKENDKQFLQYTTANGLPSNVIYGILEDAYKRLWISTNQGLSCLNPESGKFRNFTIMDGLQGNQFNAGAYCRKENGYMLFGGVNGMTSFRPETLVDNPYTPKPIINKLFVYNKEVLPDDETGILKESIAYVDHITLSSSQNSFAISFVVSNYIAGKHNTFAYKLEGYNDVWYRQNDISLVSYSNLPAGDYTFCVKAANNDGKWNEEPAMLHIRILPVWYATWWALSLFALSFALLVFGIVRFFWLRKSMQAEIRMERLDKEKREEINQMKIRFYVNISHELRTPLTLIVAPLQELLSRVSGHWEHEQLLYVQRNTNRLLHLVNQLMDFRRAELGIFELRAVYSNAYKQVLNCFMNYESLSKRKDIDYNFYTELQDKNVLFDENYLDLIVNNLLSNAFKYTEVGESITVKLYIEDLNLVLQVIDTGIGIPPEKQEKIFERFYQVENGHEGSGIGLSLVQRLVELHHGRIVLQSEVGKGSTFTIYLPQDESVYTQEELLGSSGDAVEQRVYSTNANDVYIGDEEELKEEEDTEDERGKRGTVLVVEDNRELRQYMVKGLSAFCNLLEAENGQRALEILKVQEADLIITDVMMPVMDGVKLCKLLKQNLRTCHIPVYMLSAKTDVKNQLEGLQVGADDYIAKPFSMEVLRAKILNMLRTRYRIFERYSQMTKIEPEKLTNNTMDEELLRKAIAVVERNMDNVEFSTEQFAREMNMSRSNLHLKLKAITGKSAIDFIHKIRFNRACQLLKEGKYTVSEISFMVGYNTPSYFAARFKKYIGCLPTEYGKK, encoded by the coding sequence ATGAAAATATTGCAATATTTGTTAGTGTTTTTAGGAGCATTATTTCCTACATGTTACATGCTGCATGCCGATGTAACAGAAGATATTCACTTTTCCCACATAGGCTTGGAAGAAGGATTGTCGCATAGCACGATTTTCTCAATCAATCAGGATAAAGAGGGGAATTTATGGTTTGCGACGTACGATGGTGTGAATAAATATGACGGTTATAACTTTACTGTATATCGCCATCAATATACCAATCCCAATAGCATTGCCAGCGACATATCCCGTTGCATCACGGTAGATGATTCGGACAGAATCTGGGTAGGCACCCGCGAGGGGTTGTCTCTTTATAATCATCATAAGGATATGTTCTCCAATTACTATTATAAGAAAAACGGTTTGAACGTAGCCGTGACCAGTATCGTCCCGATAAAGAAAGACTGGTTGATGTTGGGGACTTCCGAAGGAATCTTGCTTTTTGACGTACAGAAAGAGTGTTTCCTTTCAGATACCTTATCCTCTTCTTTACATGGATTGCAACCGATTGTGCTGGTACGTCAGGACGATTGTATCTATATAGGTGCTGAGGGAGGTGTATATATCTATACTTTGTCGAACGGTATTTTGGAGAAACTGGTGGATATACCGGCAGGGATTAAAGTACATTCCATCCTGTGCCAGATGTTTAATCGAATATGGCTGGCTACGGAAGGAGATGGACTTTATTTGTACAACGTGAAGACAAAAGAACTGAAAAATTATCATTATGAAGATGGCAAATCCGGATTAAACTCAAACTATGTGCGTTCTTTGGCGTTAGATACGGAAAATCGCCTATGGGTAGGTACCTATGGCGGACTGAATATCTATAAAGAGGGAACGGACAACTTTCTATCCTTTAAAAGTTCGGAGATTCAGGAAGGCAGTTTGTCGCAGAATTCGGTTCGGAGCATCTTTAGAGATTCGCAAGGTGGCATGTGGCTGGGCACTTATTGGGGTGGACTGAACTATTACCATCCTTTGTGTAACCGTTTCCAGCGAATCAAACATGTTCCGTTTCTGAATTCACTCAGCGATAATGTGGTCAGTTGTATTGTGGAGGATAATAAGCATAATTTGTGGATTGGCACAAGCAATGGCGGTTTGAATTACTATGATAATGCCTCCCAACTATATAAAAATTACCTGTCCGATCCGGACAACCAGCATGTGCCTTTCAAAGATATCAAGACAGTGTATGTGGATGAGGCACAAGACAAAGTATATGTGGGAGCACACGCCGAAGGGATGATGGCTTTGCACCGTAAATCCGGTCGTATCGAATATTACAATCGTCATAACAGCAACTTGCCAAGCAATAACATCTATTCTATTATTTCAGACGGTAATGGAGGGCTCTGGGTGGCCTCGCTGGAATATCTGTTACATTTTGATGCGAACAGCCATAGTTTTACGATTGTGAATGAAGATAAAGACGGAGATCAATTAAAGCAATACAACCGCTTGCTGTTCCGCGACTCCAAGCAACGTATATGGGCCGGAGGAGAAATGGGAATTTCCGTTTTCAATCAGACAGGTACCTCTTTGCTCGCCAATACGGATTTTCAAATCACTCCTGCATTGAAGCAAGCGTTTGTAAACTGTTTCTATGAAACCTCCGGATATATGTGGATTGGTACACGCAACGGATTGTTTGCCTTAAAAGAGAATGACAAGCAGTTTCTGCAGTATACCACAGCAAACGGTCTGCCCAGCAATGTCATCTATGGGATTTTGGAAGATGCTTACAAGCGACTATGGATCAGTACGAACCAAGGGCTGAGTTGCCTGAATCCGGAGAGCGGCAAATTCCGTAATTTCACCATCATGGACGGACTGCAGGGCAATCAGTTCAATGCCGGAGCTTATTGCCGGAAAGAAAACGGCTACATGTTGTTTGGCGGAGTTAACGGTATGACTTCATTCCGTCCTGAAACGCTGGTTGATAATCCTTATACCCCTAAACCTATTATCAATAAACTGTTTGTTTATAACAAAGAGGTATTGCCGGATGATGAAACCGGTATTTTGAAGGAAAGCATTGCTTATGTAGATCATATAACCTTATCCTCTTCTCAGAATTCATTCGCCATTTCTTTTGTCGTTTCCAATTATATCGCGGGTAAACATAATACATTTGCTTACAAACTGGAAGGGTATAACGACGTATGGTACAGGCAAAATGATATCAGCCTTGTCTCTTACTCTAATTTGCCGGCAGGGGATTATACCTTCTGTGTAAAAGCAGCGAACAATGATGGCAAATGGAATGAGGAGCCTGCCATGCTTCACATACGCATATTGCCGGTTTGGTATGCTACTTGGTGGGCGCTTTCTTTATTTGCTTTGTCGTTTGCCTTGCTGGTGTTCGGTATCGTACGGTTCTTCTGGTTGCGCAAGAGCATGCAGGCTGAAATTCGTATGGAGCGGCTTGATAAAGAAAAACGGGAAGAAATCAATCAGATGAAAATCCGTTTTTATGTGAACATCTCGCACGAGTTACGAACTCCATTGACTCTGATTGTCGCGCCTTTGCAGGAGTTACTTAGCCGTGTCAGCGGGCATTGGGAGCATGAACAGTTGCTTTATGTGCAGCGGAATACCAACCGCCTGTTGCATTTGGTCAATCAGTTGATGGATTTCCGGCGTGCTGAGCTGGGGATATTTGAGTTGAGAGCAGTGTACTCCAATGCTTACAAACAGGTGCTGAATTGCTTTATGAATTATGAAAGCTTGTCTAAAAGAAAGGATATAGACTATAACTTCTACACGGAGCTACAGGATAAAAATGTGCTTTTCGATGAAAACTATCTGGATCTCATTGTAAATAATCTGCTCTCGAATGCCTTTAAATACACCGAAGTAGGCGAAAGCATCACTGTGAAACTTTACATAGAAGACCTTAACCTGGTTTTGCAAGTGATCGATACAGGAATCGGCATCCCGCCGGAAAAACAGGAAAAGATTTTCGAACGTTTCTACCAAGTGGAAAATGGACATGAGGGGAGTGGCATCGGACTTTCATTGGTTCAACGTCTGGTGGAATTACATCATGGGCGAATTGTCCTGCAGAGTGAAGTCGGTAAGGGTTCGACCTTTACGATTTATCTACCGCAAGATGAATCTGTATATACACAGGAAGAGTTGCTTGGAAGTAGTGGAGATGCCGTAGAACAACGGGTATATTCTACCAACGCCAATGATGTTTATATCGGTGATGAGGAAGAACTGAAGGAGGAAGAGGATACAGAGGATGAAAGAGGCAAACGCGGCACTGTCTTGGTGGTAGAGGATAATCGGGAGTTGAGGCAATACATGGTAAAAGGTCTTTCTGCTTTCTGCAACCTGCTGGAGGCTGAGAACGGTCAAAGGGCGTTGGAAATATTGAAAGTTCAGGAAGCCGACCTGATTATTACGGATGTCATGATGCCCGTAATGGACGGTGTGAAATTGTGCAAATTGTTAAAACAGAACCTCCGTACTTGCCACATCCCGGTCTATATGTTATCTGCAAAAACAGATGTAAAGAACCAGCTGGAAGGTTTACAGGTCGGAGCAGACGATTACATAGCCAAGCCTTTTTCGATGGAAGTATTGAGAGCTAAAATTTTGAATATGTTGCGTACGCGTTATCGTATTTTTGAGCGATATTCCCAAATGACGAAAATAGAACCGGAAAAGCTTACGAACAATACGATGGACGAGGAATTGTTACGGAAAGCCATTGCTGTTGTTGAAAGGAATATGGACAATGTTGAATTTTCCACCGAGCAGTTTGCGCGTGAAATGAATATGAGCCGTTCAAATCTTCATTTGAAATTAAAAGCGATAACGGGAAAATCGGCTATTGATTTTATCCATAAAATACGGTTTAACCGGGCATGCCAGTTATTGAAAGAAGGGAAGTATACTGTTTCAGAAATCAGTTTTATGGTGGGATATAACACCCCTTCTTATTTTGCAGCACGTTTCAAGAAGTATATCGGTTGTTTGCCTACAGAATATGGAAAAAAATAG
- a CDS encoding cupin domain-containing protein: MKMKTWKRCVCMIGVALFAVTNLNAQTKMNDNPVKKTRSTTFICEKDKAWEPAGEGVTRQIMGYDGQVMLVKVKFEKGAVGTSHTHYHTQTTYVASGKFEFTVGNEKKIVKAGDGIYIEPDILHGCVCLEAGVLIDCFAPMRADFLK; the protein is encoded by the coding sequence ATGAAAATGAAAACATGGAAAAGATGTGTATGTATGATCGGAGTAGCTCTTTTTGCTGTAACAAATTTAAATGCCCAAACCAAAATGAATGATAATCCTGTAAAAAAGACCAGAAGCACCACTTTTATTTGTGAGAAAGATAAAGCGTGGGAACCTGCCGGTGAAGGGGTGACCCGACAAATCATGGGCTACGACGGACAGGTGATGTTAGTGAAAGTGAAGTTTGAAAAGGGAGCTGTAGGAACTTCACACACGCACTATCATACGCAGACCACTTACGTGGCAAGCGGTAAATTTGAATTTACGGTAGGCAATGAGAAGAAAATCGTGAAAGCCGGAGACGGTATTTATATCGAACCGGACATTTTGCATGGATGTGTTTGCCTGGAAGCCGGAGTCTTGATCGACTGTTTTGCACCGATGAGAGCAGATTTTTTAAAATAA
- a CDS encoding aldose epimerase family protein — protein MKMRMIGALIAILGLSVSCKQTDLCRPSVFKDDSIRNGSDVIERFTLTNGNGMSVKVTNYAASLTDVFVPDRQGRFEHVVLGFDSLKSYLGRHPKFGATVGRFANRIRNAEFSLDGHTYHLEKNNKGHSIHGGTNGFNRQVFKTDTFYAVKDTAIVVFKYKSAHLEGGFPGNLELSMAYKLTNHNEVVLEYTATTDKPTVVNLTNHSYFNLTGCKRDVLNHIYRIYSDSITPVDSTGIPTGELMSVTGTVYDYTSPQPVEKRVREMGKGYDINYKLNGSPDTLKLAAVVADSVSGRLLKAYTTEPGMQFYIPHSNMGYLNGHDSRKYGRYYGFCLEMQHFPDAPNHPQFPATSLFPGETYRQVTMYKFETISE, from the coding sequence ATGAAGATGCGTATGATTGGAGCATTGATAGCCATCCTGGGGTTGTCAGTCTCGTGCAAGCAAACGGATTTATGCCGCCCATCTGTGTTTAAAGATGATAGCATCCGGAACGGAAGTGATGTGATAGAGAGGTTCACCTTGACCAATGGGAACGGAATGTCTGTCAAAGTGACGAATTATGCCGCTTCGCTGACTGACGTTTTCGTCCCAGACAGACAAGGACGGTTTGAGCATGTAGTTTTAGGATTTGACAGTCTGAAATCTTATCTGGGAAGACATCCTAAGTTTGGAGCCACCGTAGGAAGGTTTGCCAATCGCATTAGAAATGCAGAGTTCAGTCTGGATGGACACACTTATCATTTGGAGAAAAATAATAAAGGACATTCCATTCATGGTGGGACAAACGGGTTCAATCGTCAGGTCTTTAAAACAGACACATTTTATGCTGTAAAAGATACAGCTATCGTGGTTTTCAAATACAAAAGTGCTCACTTAGAAGGCGGATTTCCCGGCAATCTGGAACTTTCAATGGCTTATAAACTGACTAATCATAATGAGGTTGTTCTGGAATATACAGCTACTACGGATAAACCCACGGTGGTTAACCTTACAAATCATAGTTATTTTAATCTGACAGGCTGCAAAAGAGACGTATTGAATCATATTTATAGGATTTACTCGGATTCCATAACTCCTGTAGACTCTACGGGTATTCCTACTGGAGAGTTAATGTCAGTGACGGGTACCGTATATGATTATACTTCTCCACAACCGGTGGAAAAAAGAGTACGAGAAATGGGCAAAGGGTATGATATTAATTATAAGCTGAATGGGTCTCCCGATACTTTGAAGCTGGCAGCAGTGGTTGCAGATTCTGTTTCAGGCAGACTCCTGAAGGCATATACCACCGAACCGGGTATGCAATTTTATATTCCGCATTCGAACATGGGTTACCTGAATGGCCACGACAGCAGAAAATACGGCCGATATTATGGCTTCTGCCTTGAAATGCAGCATTTCCCCGATGCGCCCAATCATCCTCAATTTCCTGCTACAAGTCTGTTCCCGGGAGAAACATATCGGCAGGTTACGATGTATAAATTTGAAACAATATCAGAATAA
- a CDS encoding sulfatase, which yields MRHLSLFMCTAFCGLYSAQTKAADTQNEKPNILWLTFEDTSAYEFGCYGNRGVHTPHADSLASRGIQFMNAWSVAPQSSAARSSLITGCYSTTYGMDIHPVPYDTPADIFFPQKLREAGYYCTNNSKTHYNSTTDHKICWDECNNKASYNSPKRRKDQPFFAVFNTVTSHMGRIRTFHTDGRRDYTQEGIYPALLSLPAYVPDLPEVRSDYAGHLEAVQDVDTWLGFFLKDLKEKGLDENTIIFFFSDHGGCVPRGKGYLYESGLRVPLIAYFPPKWQHLANQASGKEYGLVNFTDLGPTVLSLAGVKPPKQMQGKALYGKYANKEKREMQFALAANQLHHFMPVRAVTDGRFKYIRSYIPYRQFALRNYYQWGMPSNKAWDKLVLGGHNTNPDWKLTFEAHPAEMLFDLEKDPGELHDLSGIPEYAETLSKMRQALSNHIRATVDLGFFLPTSRTGHILYDKVREEKYPLNELYTLVETAGTATAASLPVLEKAMASPLPEMRFWGVVGCAKLAREKQISSCPQVLSALLQDSNPYIASEAAYAAAYLGKSQEGVARLITPAKEEDRKIGYSSLECLSLDPDMRDCIRPFLPELRKAAETLPRLENEDAGLMARGILVNLGEMDIQDLHGPEVYKKGLKLNYGRRAMVPLPN from the coding sequence ATGAGACACCTATCTTTATTTATGTGTACCGCTTTCTGCGGATTGTATTCCGCACAGACAAAGGCGGCAGACACCCAAAACGAAAAGCCCAATATTCTTTGGCTCACCTTTGAGGACACCAGTGCATACGAATTCGGTTGCTACGGCAACAGAGGAGTACATACTCCCCATGCGGACAGCCTTGCTTCCCGCGGCATACAGTTTATGAACGCATGGTCCGTAGCTCCTCAGAGTTCGGCCGCCCGTTCTTCGCTGATTACCGGATGCTATTCAACTACCTACGGTATGGACATCCATCCCGTGCCTTATGATACACCTGCTGACATCTTCTTTCCACAGAAATTACGCGAAGCCGGGTATTACTGCACAAACAATAGCAAGACGCACTATAATTCTACCACCGACCATAAAATATGTTGGGACGAATGCAATAATAAAGCTTCATACAATAGTCCCAAACGAAGAAAGGACCAACCGTTCTTCGCCGTATTCAACACGGTAACCTCGCACATGGGGCGCATCCGTACCTTCCATACCGACGGACGCAGAGACTACACGCAGGAAGGCATATACCCGGCATTACTTTCATTGCCTGCTTATGTCCCCGACTTGCCGGAAGTACGTTCCGACTATGCCGGTCATCTGGAAGCGGTACAAGACGTAGATACCTGGCTGGGATTCTTCCTAAAAGACCTGAAGGAGAAAGGACTGGATGAAAATACGATTATATTTTTCTTCAGTGACCACGGTGGTTGTGTGCCTCGTGGTAAAGGATATCTGTACGAAAGCGGTCTGCGAGTGCCTCTGATCGCTTATTTCCCTCCCAAATGGCAACATTTGGCCAATCAGGCTTCAGGCAAAGAGTACGGCTTGGTCAACTTCACGGATCTGGGACCTACCGTACTTAGTCTTGCAGGAGTAAAACCACCCAAACAGATGCAGGGCAAAGCACTTTACGGCAAGTATGCAAACAAAGAAAAACGTGAAATGCAATTCGCATTAGCTGCCAACCAACTGCACCATTTCATGCCGGTACGCGCCGTTACCGATGGGCGTTTCAAATATATCCGCAGTTACATCCCTTACCGTCAGTTTGCCCTGCGCAATTATTATCAATGGGGAATGCCTTCCAACAAAGCATGGGATAAACTGGTATTGGGAGGACACAATACCAACCCCGACTGGAAACTGACTTTCGAAGCCCATCCGGCAGAAATGCTGTTTGACCTTGAAAAAGATCCGGGCGAGCTGCACGACTTATCCGGTATTCCGGAATATGCAGAGACTTTGTCCAAGATGCGCCAAGCACTATCCAACCATATTCGCGCCACCGTTGATTTGGGATTCTTCCTTCCCACCTCGCGCACCGGTCACATTCTTTACGATAAAGTGCGCGAAGAGAAATACCCTCTGAACGAACTTTATACGCTTGTTGAAACGGCAGGAACAGCAACCGCTGCCTCTTTGCCTGTGTTGGAAAAAGCAATGGCCAGTCCGCTACCTGAAATGAGATTCTGGGGAGTGGTAGGATGTGCCAAACTTGCCAGGGAAAAGCAAATATCTTCCTGCCCGCAAGTCTTGTCGGCACTCCTCCAAGACAGTAATCCTTACATCGCTTCCGAAGCCGCTTATGCCGCAGCCTATCTGGGTAAAAGTCAGGAAGGTGTTGCCCGCCTGATTACTCCCGCAAAGGAAGAGGATAGAAAAATAGGGTACTCTTCACTGGAATGCCTCTCTTTAGATCCTGACATGCGTGACTGTATCCGTCCTTTCCTGCCGGAGCTGAGGAAAGCCGCAGAGACCCTGCCACGCCTTGAAAATGAAGATGCCGGACTCATGGCACGGGGTATCCTCGTGAACTTGGGCGAAATGGATATCCAAGATCTGCATGGTCCCGAAGTTTATAAAAAAGGGTTGAAACTTAACTACGGTCGCAGAGCAATGGTGCCCTTGCCCAACTAA
- a CDS encoding YifB family Mg chelatase-like AAA ATPase, translating to MLIKVFGAAVQGIDATLITIEVNSSRGCMFYLVGLPDSAVKESHQRIISALQVNGYKMPTSNLVVNMAPADIRKEGSAYDLPLAIGLLGSNETISSEKFSRYLLMGELSLDGSIQPIKGALPIAIKAREEGFEGLIIPQQNAQEAAVVNQLKVYGVSNIKEVIEFFNNERELEPTIVNTREDFYQQQNHSELDFADVKGQENVKRALEVAAAGGHNLIMIGAPGSGKSMMAKRLPSILPPLSLGESLETTKIHSVAGKLQRGSSLIVQRPFRDPHHTISQVAMVGGGSFPQPGEISLAHNGVLFLDELPEFNRGVLEVLRQPLEDRHITISRIKSTISYPANLMLIASMNPCPCGYYNHPTKACVCSPGQVQKYLNKISGPLLDRIDIQIEIIPVPFDKISDQRPGEPSSVIRQRVIKARQIQERRYAECAGIYCNAQMSGRLLAMYAQPDDEGLALLKNAMERLNLSARAYDRILKVARTIADLEGTEQILPGHLAEAISYRNLDRENWAG from the coding sequence GTGTTAATAAAAGTATTCGGAGCGGCAGTTCAAGGGATTGACGCAACCCTCATCACAATTGAAGTAAACAGCTCGCGTGGCTGTATGTTCTATCTCGTCGGCCTTCCGGATTCTGCGGTCAAAGAAAGCCATCAGCGTATTATTTCCGCACTGCAAGTCAATGGCTACAAGATGCCGACCAGCAACTTGGTGGTCAATATGGCACCGGCCGACATCCGCAAAGAAGGTTCGGCCTATGATTTACCGCTTGCCATCGGACTGCTCGGGTCCAATGAGACCATCTCTTCCGAGAAATTCTCCCGCTATTTACTTATGGGAGAACTAAGTCTGGACGGAAGCATCCAACCCATCAAGGGAGCACTTCCTATCGCCATCAAAGCGCGTGAGGAGGGATTCGAAGGATTAATCATCCCGCAACAGAATGCACAGGAAGCCGCTGTGGTCAATCAATTGAAAGTTTACGGAGTCAGCAATATCAAAGAAGTTATCGAGTTCTTCAACAACGAACGTGAACTGGAGCCGACCATTGTCAATACCCGGGAAGATTTTTATCAACAACAGAATCATAGTGAGCTGGACTTTGCAGACGTAAAAGGGCAAGAAAATGTGAAAAGAGCCTTGGAAGTTGCAGCGGCCGGAGGGCACAATTTAATCATGATAGGCGCTCCGGGCAGCGGCAAATCAATGATGGCTAAACGGCTTCCATCCATTCTTCCTCCTCTTTCACTGGGAGAAAGCCTGGAAACGACCAAGATACACTCGGTTGCCGGGAAGCTGCAACGCGGCTCCTCATTGATTGTCCAACGTCCATTCCGTGACCCTCATCACACGATCTCGCAAGTAGCAATGGTGGGTGGAGGCAGTTTCCCACAACCGGGAGAAATCAGTCTGGCACATAACGGGGTCCTATTTCTGGACGAGTTACCCGAGTTCAACAGGGGCGTACTGGAGGTATTGCGTCAACCGCTGGAAGACCGGCACATCACCATTTCCCGTATCAAAAGCACCATTAGTTATCCGGCCAACCTGATGCTTATCGCATCTATGAACCCATGCCCATGTGGATACTACAATCACCCGACAAAAGCATGCGTATGCAGTCCTGGGCAAGTGCAAAAGTACCTGAATAAGATATCCGGTCCGTTATTAGACCGTATAGACATCCAAATAGAGATCATTCCCGTACCTTTTGACAAGATATCCGATCAAAGACCGGGAGAGCCGAGCAGTGTCATCCGGCAGCGAGTGATAAAAGCCCGCCAGATACAGGAGAGACGGTATGCCGAATGTGCGGGCATTTATTGCAATGCACAGATGAGCGGCAGGTTACTGGCGATGTATGCCCAACCGGATGATGAAGGACTTGCATTATTAAAAAATGCCATGGAGCGACTCAATTTATCTGCCCGCGCCTATGACCGGATTTTAAAAGTGGCTCGCACAATTGCCGATTTGGAAGGAACGGAACAAATACTTCCCGGTCATTTGGCAGAAGCCATCAGTTATCGAAATCTCGACAGAGAGAACTGGGCGGGATAA
- a CDS encoding DUF4369 domain-containing protein has product MKKNSILILIVICLFGCSKTPQNEVSITGEIKGLGTDTLYLYGMDERHDHIDTIFVKDDKFSYSTPIDTITSAFLLIRNHTEYPIFLDKGNKIKIKGDISAPEVLTIDGNIYNQEFTAFQKELNDPDTPSEQALEQKAEEFIKQHPSSFVSLYLLDKYFVQKESPDFNKIKKLIGTMTGILQDKLYIEQLNESISQAEKTEIGKYAPFFSLPNIKGVHITRSSEDFKKKNLLINFWASWSDSASNDRSNSELKELYKKYKKNKYIGMLGISLDVDKEQWKDAIKRDTLDWEQVCDFGGLHSEVAKQYSVKQLPTNILLSAEGKILAKNLRGEELKKKIEEVVSAAEEKEAQANKRKK; this is encoded by the coding sequence ATGAAAAAGAACAGCATTTTAATCCTTATAGTCATTTGCTTATTCGGTTGCAGCAAAACTCCCCAAAACGAAGTGAGCATAACCGGAGAAATCAAAGGATTGGGTACAGATACACTTTATCTATATGGAATGGACGAGAGACACGACCATATAGATACTATTTTTGTGAAAGACGATAAGTTCTCTTATTCAACCCCGATAGATACGATTACTTCCGCTTTTCTTCTCATCAGGAATCACACTGAATACCCTATATTCCTCGACAAAGGAAACAAGATCAAAATTAAAGGAGATATCAGCGCCCCCGAAGTCCTGACTATTGACGGAAACATATACAATCAAGAATTTACAGCCTTCCAGAAAGAGCTGAATGACCCGGATACCCCGTCCGAACAAGCATTGGAACAGAAAGCGGAAGAATTTATAAAACAGCACCCTTCCTCCTTTGTCAGTCTCTACCTTTTAGACAAATACTTTGTCCAAAAGGAGTCCCCCGATTTCAATAAGATCAAGAAGCTGATTGGAACCATGACAGGTATATTACAAGATAAACTTTATATTGAACAATTGAACGAAAGCATCTCACAGGCGGAAAAAACGGAAATAGGCAAATACGCACCGTTTTTCAGCCTGCCTAATATAAAAGGAGTACATATCACCCGTTCATCCGAAGATTTCAAAAAGAAAAATCTACTCATCAATTTTTGGGCTTCCTGGAGTGACAGTGCTTCCAATGATCGCAGTAACAGCGAGCTAAAAGAACTCTATAAGAAATACAAAAAGAATAAGTATATAGGCATGCTTGGCATTTCACTCGATGTAGACAAAGAACAATGGAAAGACGCCATCAAACGTGACACACTGGATTGGGAACAAGTATGTGACTTCGGCGGGCTTCACTCGGAAGTTGCCAAGCAATACTCCGTCAAACAGCTACCGACTAACATTCTCCTATCTGCAGAGGGCAAGATCTTAGCTAAAAATCTCCGTGGAGAAGAGTTGAAAAAGAAAATCGAGGAAGTCGTTTCCGCAGCAGAAGAGAAAGAGGCGCAGGCCAACAAAAGAAAAAAATAA